Part of the Spinacia oleracea cultivar Varoflay chromosome 5, BTI_SOV_V1, whole genome shotgun sequence genome, taaatataaataggaattaattatgaagataataaattaattattttagtaatcatatttgtttgctagagaataaatgtgattagtaggacaatattgattggacctacaactaaaatatattaatcctataaggtcacacatataagcactaattggaatgggcccaaaaggtccTATGGCAACCGGCCTGCTAAGAGAAATAAGGTTGGGCTTTGTGTTAACTTAAAAGCCCTAAACATtctaatagttataatgtcagggattcagTAACTACGTTGATTGAATATCTGACACAAAAagcaaacacaaaaaccctaactgtcattctctaaacgccgtacatcccaaacaaagcaaaagacagattgtgatcgttctcttccgtactagcatacgtgggattcaattcgtgcttgtggactgagtagaggagcaacaagtggggctctaagatcttcgaaacttgcatacgaacgggagaacacgcttcaaaggtgattattctttcgacttaatctgatctatactattgttatgtatgagatcctgtgatagatgttaggaaattgtttcctgaaattccgctttatgcatctatatgttcctacactCCAGGTCTAGCAAATTACAGTCTAATACATATCTTACATTTTATATGCAAGTGAATTATCTTGGGGAAATTTTGATTGAACCATATATTGCCTCTCATAAATTTTGAACCTAGCATAACTTTTACTTAAATACAACGAGACACCTCCTCAAAGTTGTACTTATCATCGGTTGAGATTATTTTTGTGAACAAGGATGAAGGAATGTGAGGTAAAATGTTAAGAAACTGTGTTCGTGCGGGTGGATGGTTCAGTGAGTTAATTTAAATAAAGTATATTGTATTAATATATTGGTCTTGTGTTTTTTAGTTTACTGAAGTATAAGCTATAAATGAAGATGCTTCTTTTCCATTAGATAATACTCACAAGATATATCCAAATCTATTACAAGATAAACTTGTAAATGATtgcatatattatatatatgttGTTCAGACCAGATACTTAATTTATCACAGGTGAGTTGTCTTTAGTTTTCTGGTTGTTTCTGGTTGGCTCTATTTGACAATTGGCTTTTTGATATTTTCTAGTGTTGAAATAGCTTTTGGATATTTTGTAGTACAATGGTCAAAATAAGTATTTCGGTGAGAAGTTGTTTATCTTTTACATTTCTTAGAGCAGTGGTGCTATCTCTTGTAGGGAGGATTTATGGGAATAAACTCTCAACTGTTAGGCTCTCTATTCTGAATGAAGCTCTATTAATCTGAGTAAGACTGAAGACTGATCAAGACTGATTTTATGACTGAGAATAGCACTTGATTACGAGCTCAGAAGATCGAATAAGTCACAATGACACTGTAGCAGAAGTGGCTCCTGCGGGGAAGACGGAGACATTGTCTCCACCCCTTGGTTTTCCAGCAGCTATCTTTTTAGCATCTTCATAAGCACTCTTGAGCTTCTTATTTTCATTGTGTGTAGATAACCAAACATTTTGCATAATGCTTTAATGCACAatgacctgtcaaaaatcgacccgacccgaaaatattgggtccttaacaagattttgtgacccgtaacccaattttatccgaacccgagcaacccgaaaagttaTGGGTCAAAACCTGACCGAAAGAAAAGTTTATGAATAGTTGTTCGtagtttcaattttattttacgGGCATTCGCGCGCGATCCGATTCCTAGTTTATATAGGTAAGTCAAATTGGAGTGATAACTTATCTTAATAGCTTTTCAACAAATGGAAACACGCTCGATTTTGACAACTAGAAAAGGATTTTAAAAACAATTACTATGTACTTTGTACTAAATTTCGGGCGCATGTTAAGATCGAGTTCTTGCATTGTACTTGCTAGCTTTAAAGTGGACCAACTATTAAGAATGTTGAGAGGAAATTGAAAAAGAGGCAAAATAACTCATTTGGAAAGGCCAAAGAAAGAAAGATGAAGTTTGTAGATTTTGAAACTACGAACAACTATTCATAAACTTTTCTTCGAAATTCTCTCCTATAACCAGTGAGATTCGTTGATGTTGAGTGTGACTCGGGAGGTGTTTTAAGTTTATGAAAACAACTTGTGCATCACAACCAAATTTAGAAGAAAATGTTTTAAGTTTACATTTACAAAGATTATAAATGGAGCTGATATTAGTCAGGCTGACACACATGTTGTTTAAACTCACACGAAATTAGACCAACATAATACGAGCTCATTGTAAGCCAACATCGCATGAGAAGCACGTTGATGGGCCTTAGACCGTTCAAGGATATTATTTTAGAAATTTGGTACGAGACAGTAGGAGCACTACAAATCGGCCCGCACGTGGACATCTTTATTTTTAACCAATTAACAATAAATATTAAAATCGGTAAAGGGCTTGTTTATACGGTGATTCGGCCCATCGTAGAATATTAATGCCGCATGTGCCTTATTTATGGAAGAGAGGCACGAACCTGACTAGACACAACTTTTTCTTGGTCTATTTCAGACATGTCACGTTAAAGCACACGTGCCTAAATGGTCCTACACATTCCCGGTTCTCATTACAAAATGCTCATTTGTTTCATGATCACTTGTTGAAGGAAATGTAACCACGTTAAAGCACACGTGACTAAATGGTCCTACACGTTCCAAATTCTCATTACAAAATGCTCCTCTGTTTCATGATCACTTGTCGAAGGAAATGTAACCAAAAAATCGATCGACGACGAAGAGCACACGGCGTTAATAAAGTATTGTCTTAAATGAGAAATGAATCATGAACAATTAAAGTTCGATTGAACTGAATTGGCATGAAATgaacttattttaacttatctgaattaAAGTTCGATTGAACAGAATTGGCATGaaatgaacttatttgaacttatccgAATTGAACTTTTTTGAGGAAAACTGGCTTAGTGCATTATCAGCATTAATGTCTAGACAAAATTGCCATCATTACATACATAGTAAGATTACAAGGACaatgattactccatatttgtTGAACTCCAAACGGCACTAAATAAGCAAGGTGATAAGCAACAAAGTTACCCACCCTTTTTACATGTGACCACGAAATAAAATCAAAGTAAAAGCACAAAGATAGAATGTGTTCCACAATAGCATCCAAGTCAGACAAGTAGACCTCCGCCTTCACAAGTTGTTTGATGAGCAGCTCACAATATCTGAATTGAACTTATGTTTGCTTAAAACTGCTAAACTAGTCCGTATCATTTAGAATGTCAGTTGACGAGACTGGGAGAGACTGCTGCGTCATTTTCTGTAGCACGACGTTATTAGCTTAGTGGTATGCATTAGTGATGGCATATCAAATGCCAAAAGCTAGGCATTGATGCAAAAATGTAGCCGTTTGGCAATAATAAACTACGTATGTGTTAAGTATATTAGCCCTTCAAACCGGGAAGCAAGCTCAGCAGGTCCTAGGGTTAAGTATGTCTAGCCCATCCACAATTTCATAACTCTATCTCTGCCACCAGATGCCACCTTCTCACCATCTGGACTCCAATCCACGGCAAAAACCTGTGTATATTAAGCAGGGCAGTATGTGTTGTCATCAATCACAATCTGTAATCTGTTTCTTCCAAGGGGCCaaagattttttaaaaaaaaaaattgaaggaaaatGGGTTCCAACCTCATCTGCATGGCCTGGGAGGTCTTGTTTCAGCTTCAGCGTCCTAATATCCCATATCTACAGagtaataaacaaaataaaaaatgaggACGGAAACTAATTGTCTTATTCTGATAAAACATGAGGGTTTATTATTCAGTtaaggagcattcagttcagttcagttcatttcatttcatttcagcTCAATAGAACAGGGCCTAAAGTGGCCGAGCAAGACTATGATCTCTTCTTGTTGAAGTGGAGGTTTAATACAAGTAGTTTTAACCAACCTTTAGTGTGGAGTCCTTGCTACCACTCAACAGAAGCCTACTATCTGCAGACCAACTGCAGCAATGAAACCATAAAGTATCAGGTCAACCCAACTTTTATACACATTGTAAATTGTAATAGTGTCGTCCATTCTAGTTTGAAACTTTGAATAACAAAGGGGGAAAAAAACTAAATTCCAACCTTATCTGATAAACAGGCCCAACATGACCCCGAAAGGCAGCAACAAATTTCCCCGTAACACCATTCCATAACTTAACTGATTTATCAAAGGAGGCACTTGCCACCCATTGCCCATCGGGAGAAAAGTATACATGATTCACAGCCTGAGTCAAACAACAAAAACGGGCTCTATCAAATTATACCCAACAAAGGAATATGGGAAAGGAGGTGCAACattgaaaaacaaaacataTAGTCAACAAAGGAATATGGGAAAGGAGATGCAACATTGAAAGACCACAGACGAGCGAACCCAGCTTGATTGAGAACACTAAAATGAGGCCAAACAACACAAACTTTCtagataataataaaaaatatttttaaaaaaaaccaacaaaaaTCCTCACCTGTTGATGTCCAGTCATCCGAGCTTTAGGGTGCTTGCTTACAGAAGGTTCCCATAGAAACATGGTGAAATCATCAGAACCTGAAACCAGTCTCTCTGGGGCATCGCCTCTCATTTTGTTGTATCTGGCCAAAGCAACCTTTGCATACAACAAACAGGGACTGATAAATCATTTGGAAACCAATTAAACTGAATGATAACAAAATGAAAAGAATGTCACTGGCTCAGAGTCACAGCTATACAGCTGAGAAGTATCGGAGAACATAAAACAGGATACAGTAAGAGTATTATTCTTTCAAACTCGATATGACAACTCTAACCAAAGGCCACTTTCCAAACTTTCCATTCAACAGAACAATATTTGATAAAACATTagctaaatacttgatccacgGAGAagaaaaaggataaaattataTCTATGTAAAAGACATGCCCACTTTAGAAAAATAACCACAAGCTTGTATAGCAGTATACAAAAATGAGCCGCAGTTGTAGAGTGTAGATAATTAACTTCTGAAGGAGCAAGCATAAAGATTGAAAATTTGAAACCTACATTACCTCCTTCATTTCCTCTGGAGTAGAACACTGCTTGCCTGTGTGATCAAAAGCCCCAGTCCGCAGGACATACTCGGTACTGAGTGCCAGAGAATTGACCCAATGACCATGGCCCTAACATAAACATCATAGTACATTTAGTGGTGGAAGAAATTTAGGTACAAGTACAGAGAATATAGCTATACATCAATCAAACTGGTAAATGATTTGGATGGTCAAGCATCCAACTCCGGAAGATGGAGGAGCAAGTTGCCATTATCAAAACATCAAACCCTAAAGTAAAACATACACAGGCTTAATTTGCTAAACTTAGGTGACTAAGTAGAGCAATGAGAATAAATTATAACTCAGTATTATTTATCATTGGCATCACTAAGTTTTGCAAGAAATACAAGTTAAGAGAAACATAAGAAACAAAATCATGGAAGTATaagcaaaaaatcaaaagtcaTAACTCAACAAGTGTTTCATAAAGAAACCAAAGAAAGGAGTAATAAGCAAGAAAGATGACACATTTCAAAGAGAATATTGTGTGGGTATTGGGGATGGTTCTCTTATCAACTGTGGGAGGATAACTGGAATGGTAGGTTGGTTATACATGGGCCTTAAAATAAGGGGGAAGCTGATCTTACGGTTAGTCATCTTATGCACAATGGTAATTGGGATTTTTCTACTCTTTCTTGTATTCTCCCTGAACGTGTGAAACACTCGTGCGCTGATGTCCTTCTCTCAAATCAGATACAAAGGCAAGAGGATTTCATGTTTTCTAAATTCACTTACATTGAAAATTTGATTTCAAATATGCAATGTCGGCTCTCCAAATGCACTCTCCCTCCCAAGAGTCTTCTTGGAAGTGGATTTGGAAAACCGATACAATCCCAAAAATCAGAGTTTTCATATGCCTTGCTTTTCATGATAGACTTCCCCATAAGCATACTCTTTTTGTGAGACATCTTGGTCCGACAAAAATATGAGCTTGGTGTCAAAATGAACCTGCGGACACTTTACATGTCCTTAGGGATTGCCCTCGTGCGAAAGAGGTTTGGTACCACCTTAGTGCTGAGGACACGTTTTTCACACCCACAAGTCAGTTATGGCTTCACTCGAACCTTACCTTTAAAACCATCCATGCTCCTAGCCACATTACTCTACCATGTAAAACTCTCTTTCCTCGGTTATTTTTGTCCATTAGGAAAAGACGGAACAACTCCATCTTTAACCAAATTCATTCTTCTATGAAAAAGTGCGTTATGGAAGCCCAAGCTCTCAGCTCTCAGCTTGGGAACACCACACTTCCAGAAACTGCATCTCTTCCACCCCCATCACCCTAATGGTAACACTTTAACATGGAACCCTCCTCCCCTTGGTTGGCTCAAGCTTAATCGTGATACGTCCattaaaaaaaggaaagaatATGCTAGCATTTCAGGGGTATGCCGAAATCATTTGGGTGACTGATTGCTTGGTTTCCATCAAAAATGTCGAGTACAACATGCTTTCATGGAAGAATTGCAAACTATTCTAAAGGGGCTGCAACTTTTTGAAGAAAGAAGATGGGGAAATGTCATCATCAACACAAATTCTCAACAGGCTGTTACTAGAATTCTGCAAGACTCCCCTCCCCGTTAAAAGATGCTAATTTAGTTCTTGTCCAACATTGCAGGGAGCTCATTTTGAAGATGTCTGGGGTTAAGCTTGAATTCGCACCAAGGACTCAAGGAGTACTAACAATGTAGCTGACAGACTTGCAAGAATGTGTAGAACTGATAATCTAGCATTATGATTTGTCTATTTCTGTACAACCTTTGGGTTTTGTTGCGGATGTATTATGGAGGATAAGCCTCCATGAACTGAACTTTGTATCTTTTGACTATTTAATTTAACGTACCCAGCTTGCATCGGAAAAAAGAACCATCAGCATAGCATATTACTACAGAAGTAGAAGAAAATGCAGTTCATAGCTAACTGATGTCGTACGTCAAATTCCAGCAAAAACCAGAGAAGTCAAGGTTCAAGCCAGCCACATTTGAAgagaatttttaaaaaaaaaaacgtaataATTTGGCAGAAAATAATTGCAACCGAATAATATCAACAAAAGAATCGCATCCAAGACACTGCAGGGTTTACGACTTGAAGCATTCTTTGTGAAGTTGTCTACATACCTTCAACTCACGAATTAACTTCCCTTGTTTAGTTTCCCAAACTTTTATTGTACAATCCTGAGAGCTGTTCCAGATAAAAAGCATATTAGCAACCAACAGATTCTGTCTAGCACCACTAATTACTAAAGTAATCAACAGACTAGTCAAAACTACAGAGGCAAAACAAGAGATAGTAACAATCTTACACTTAGAGTACTTACCCAGTATAGATGAAACCATCTCCACCCCATTTAACACATGTTACAGCCAGTGTATGCCCACTCAGACACATTACACACTTACTAAGTGTAACATCCCATATGCGTGCATCACCATCTTTACTAGCGCTTACAAACCGGCGACATGGAGCTTGAAGGTGGACTGGTTCCCAAGATATACCAGTAATCCACTTTTTGTGCCCCTGGCATGAAGTACAAGAAAATTATCAGTGGAGAGTCATGAAGGTAGCTCCGAATTTTCAAAACTTCGCGGTGCAGATACAGTATCCCACCAGTCGGACAAAATGCTATGCTATGACATTACCACTTACATAAAGTAACTGCGTATGTAAACTTGAGATGAAACTCAAGCAGAGAATTAATAACATGAACGAAAGGAACTAGCACATCTGCATGCCAATTGGAGAGTGAACAACAACATGCCACCAGCAATTTTCTACTTTCGGAGGAGAGATGGTTTAAAAACTCCACCCTATTTTTAGAAACAATTCAATAT contains:
- the LOC110794637 gene encoding notchless protein homolog; the protein is MEVEGDTEMENGNSVSVMCQLADPEGNPLGTAMFLPQNAGPKELQQIVNTLLSNEERLPYAFYISDNELVVELGNYLQKNKVSVEKVVQIVYQPQAIFRIRPVNRCSATIAGHTESVLSVAFSPDGQQLASGSGDTTVRLWDIATQTPMFTCTGHKNWVLCIAWSPDGKYLASGSKAGELQCWNPQTGKPSGSPLTGHKKWITGISWEPVHLQAPCRRFVSASKDGDARIWDVTLSKCVMCLSGHTLAVTCVKWGGDGFIYTGSQDCTIKVWETKQGKLIRELKGHGHWVNSLALSTEYVLRTGAFDHTGKQCSTPEEMKEVALARYNKMRGDAPERLVSGSDDFTMFLWEPSVSKHPKARMTGHQQAVNHVYFSPDGQWVASASFDKSVKLWNGVTGKFVAAFRGHVGPVYQISWSADSRLLLSGSKDSTLKIWDIRTLKLKQDLPGHADEVFAVDWSPDGEKVASGGRDRVMKLWMG